A part of Aegilops tauschii subsp. strangulata cultivar AL8/78 chromosome 2, Aet v6.0, whole genome shotgun sequence genomic DNA contains:
- the LOC109746449 gene encoding protein FAR1-RELATED SEQUENCE 5 isoform X2, with protein sequence MWLRCAYLRQALQRSNRGASEKEKVIPECDEALRPSIGMAFEGLSSAEEFYKSYACHCGFKVRVGQHKLLNKEVVQFKRFMCSREGFRSDKGKDPSNERKKRNVKVTRCGCNAHIVVKWCSGNTYNVSSLIEHHNHGLVSPDKVIKSKRRVSEKAKNKLSSSLAPECDEALKPSVGMVFEDIGSVEEFYKSYAHHCGFSVRVGQRKLLNNEVVQWKRFMCSREGFRSDKCMGVDDPSRKRKVRKVTRCGCDARIIVKRCTDNKYKITSWIEHHNHGFVPPDKCHLIRSNRQLSDKVKPTVSTHCKASSGTSQANKPDHVSEGRSDNVGCTKRDLQKYHHDLCSKIKNEDAQIFVAQLCRKQQEDSAFFFDCDVDDQGMLVHVFWADATSRKNYIYFGDILTFDSTNTMNQHGMIFAPFTGTNHHLQSVLFGAAFLADEKIESYAWLFQTFLRAMGGVSPKTIVTRENDRMKAAISNVLPATSHRLCMLEMLERMPEKVEPSLRNNPLFQTRMNECVLGSETVFEFESKWESIISDFGLQGNQWLAERYSTRERWILAYSRDTHLSGIIRSTAWSKSAKSFFNCFINQKLSLAEFWLRFESALECQRQEESNADHTSAYATPQLITSWGLEKHGSVVFTHEVFERFQEEIVAARDHRVVEDMAQTEGVKTVAIGGDDSDKVREVRWDAVTMTANCSCKLFESVGISCRHINLVLRSSKLNELPSSCVLKRWQKSAKFG encoded by the exons ATGTGGCTGCGATGCGCATATCTACGTCAAGCGCTGCAGCG ATCAAACCGTGGAGCTAGCGAGAAGGAAAAGGTTATACCCGAGTGCGATGAGGCGTTGAGGCCGTCGATAGGGATGGCATTTGAAGGCCTCAGCTCTGCGGAGGAGTTCTACAAATCATATGCATGCCATTGCGGGTTTAAGGTGCGTGTTGGGCAGCATAAGTTGCTGAATAAGGAGGTAGTGCAATTCAAGCGCTTCATGTGCTCAAGGGAAGGCTTCAGGTCCGACAAAGGTAAAGACCCCTCTAATGAGAGAAAGAAGCGAAATGTGAAGGTGACTAGATGTGGATGTAATGCCCATATTGTTGTGAAATGGTGCAGTGGTAACACATATAACGTATCATCATTGATCGAGCACCACAATCATGGACTCGTTTCACCTGATAAAGTGATTAAATCAAAGCGAAGAGTTAGCGAGAAGGCAAAGAATAAACTAAGC TCTTCACTCGCGCCTGAATGTGACGAGGCATTGAAGCCATCAGTAGGGATGGTATTTGAAGACATTGGTtctgtggaggagttttacaagtCATATGCACATCACTGTGGGTTTTCAGTACGTGTTGGGCAGCGTAAGTTGCTGAATAACGAGGTGGTGCAATGGAAGCGCTTCATGTGCTCAAGGGAAGGTTTCAGGTCCGACAAATGTATGGGCGTTGATGATCCCTCTAGGAAGAGAAAGGTACGAAAGGTAACCAGATGTGGGTGTGATGCTCGTATTATTGTGAAGCGGTGCACTGATAACAAGTATAAAATTACATCATGGATCGAGCACCACAATCATGGATTTGTGCCGCCTGATAAGTGTCACTTGATTAGATCTAATCGTCAATTGAGTGACAAGGTGAAGCCAACAGTATCCACACACTGCAAAGCAAGCTCAGGCACCTCCCAGGCAAACAAGCCTGATCATGTCAGTGAGGGGAGGTCTGACAATGTGGGATGCACAAAGAGAGACTTGCAGAAATACCATCATGATCTTTGCAGTAAAATCAAGAATGAAGATGCTCAGATATTTGTGGCCCAGCTATGTAGAAAGCAGCAAGAGGATTCAGCATTTTTCTTTGACTGTGATGTGGATGACCAGGGTATGTTGGTGCATGTATTTTGGGCTGATGCCACAAGCAGGAAAAACTACATTTATTTCGGTGATATTTTAACTTTTGATTCTACAAACACCATGAATCAACACGGCATGATTTTTGCACCATTTACTGGAACCAATCATCATCTGCAAAGTGTGCTTTTCGGTGCTGCATTCCTAGCTGATGAGAAGATTGAGTCGTATGCCTGGCTGTTTCAGACCTTCCTAAGGGCAATGGGAGGGGTCTCTCCTAAAACTATTGTAACTAGGGAAAATGATAGGATGAAGGCTGCGATCAGTAATGTTCTACCAGCCACCAGCCATAGGTTGTGCATGTTGGAGATGTTGGAAAGAATGCCCGAGAAGGTTGAACCATCTCTTAGAAACAACCCTCTATTTCAGACAAGGATGAACGAATGTGTTTTGGGGTCAGAAACTGTGTTCGAGTTTGAGTCAAAATGGGAGTCTATAATTTCCGACTTTGGGTTGCAGGGCAATCAGTGGCTGGCTGAAAGGTATTCCACCCGTGAAAGATGGATTCTGGCCTACTCGAGGGATACCCATCTGTCAGGCATTATCAGAAGCACTGCATGGTCAAAGAGCGCAAAGTCATTTTTCAACTGTTTCATCAACCAGAAGCTCTCTTTGGCTGAGTTTTGGCTTAGGTTTGAATCAGCCTTAGAGTGTCAGCGTCAAGAGGAATCGAATGCAGATCACACGAGCGCCTATGCGACACCTCAATTGATAACATCATGGGGATTGGAGAAGCATGGAAGTGTAGTGTTCACACATGAGGTGTTTGAGAGGTTCCAAGAAGAGATTGTCGCTGCTAGAGACCATCGCGTTGTCGAAGACATGGCACAAACCGAGGGGGTGAAAACTGTGGCCATCGGTGGTGACGACTCCGACAAAGTTAGGGAGGTGCGTTGGGACGCAGTCACCATGACGGCCAACTGCTCCTGCAAGCTATTTGAGTCGGTAGGAATCTCGTGCCGCCATATTAACCTAGTGCTGAGAAGCTCAAAACTGAATGAGCTACCGAGTAGTTGTGTTTTGAAAAGATGGCAAAAGAGTGCAAAATTTGGGTAA
- the LOC109746455 gene encoding uncharacterized protein — translation MATGGDAGGGGGGGGEKGRRKKVELLQEAIHGLLEEKRGKQRQQGEGDDGAMDREEDLFLSSLLSKLETLENDDDPDGAELSSINPHPESGEEAGPGDVAKDLSKIKRQNMITHILLGTVMVMIAAWQFNEVSFLLAVQKKLTNPFKSVGDMVKSTLKIGKKPVVEAIEASPLPPVGVPDVGRADLPMLAIGDGDS, via the exons ATGGCCACCGGAGGAGACgccggaggtggtggtggtggtggtggggagAAGGGAAGGAGGAAGAAGGTGGAGCTGCTGCAGGAGGCCATTCATGGGCTCCTGGAGGAGAAAAGGGGCAAGCAGCGACAGCAAGGGGAAGGGGATGATGGCGCCATGGATCGTGAGGAGGATCTCTTCCTCTCCTCGTTGCTCTCCAAG TTGGAGACGCTGGAAAACGATGATGATCCGGACGGTGCCGAACTGAGCTCCATCAATCCTCACCCGGAGAGCGGCGAGGAGGCGGGGCCAGGCGACGTGGCGAAAGACCTGAGCAAGATCAAGAGGCAGAACATGATCACCCACATCCTGCTCGGCACGGTGATGGTGATGATCGCCGCGTGGCAGTTCAACGAGGTGTCGTTCCTCCTCGCGGTGCAGAAGAAGCTGACCAACCCTTTCAAGTCCGTCGGGGACATGGTCAAGAGTACCCTCAAGATAGGGAAGAAGCCGGTGGTCGAGGCGATCGAGGCGTCGCCTCTGCCCCCTGTCGGCGTCCCGGACGTTGGTCGGGCTGATCTGCCGATGCTAGCCATCGGCGACGGTGATAGCTAG
- the LOC109746449 gene encoding protein FAR1-RELATED SEQUENCE 5 isoform X1: protein MESVTIVQAQPFAGINSPLLLDEGRPGTPERDTTSMPQPCSTSTSQSAEEWKPALGMTFEGLEAVEAFYKSFAHRVGFGVRVGQQKVVDNVIESKRYMCSSQGFRSEKGKRNVKAANKKRKREVTRCGCDAHIYVKRCSGNTYKIHSMIEQHNHGFVPPDKLHLIRSNRGASEKEKVIPECDEALRPSIGMAFEGLSSAEEFYKSYACHCGFKVRVGQHKLLNKEVVQFKRFMCSREGFRSDKGKDPSNERKKRNVKVTRCGCNAHIVVKWCSGNTYNVSSLIEHHNHGLVSPDKVIKSKRRVSEKAKNKLSSSLAPECDEALKPSVGMVFEDIGSVEEFYKSYAHHCGFSVRVGQRKLLNNEVVQWKRFMCSREGFRSDKCMGVDDPSRKRKVRKVTRCGCDARIIVKRCTDNKYKITSWIEHHNHGFVPPDKCHLIRSNRQLSDKVKPTVSTHCKASSGTSQANKPDHVSEGRSDNVGCTKRDLQKYHHDLCSKIKNEDAQIFVAQLCRKQQEDSAFFFDCDVDDQGMLVHVFWADATSRKNYIYFGDILTFDSTNTMNQHGMIFAPFTGTNHHLQSVLFGAAFLADEKIESYAWLFQTFLRAMGGVSPKTIVTRENDRMKAAISNVLPATSHRLCMLEMLERMPEKVEPSLRNNPLFQTRMNECVLGSETVFEFESKWESIISDFGLQGNQWLAERYSTRERWILAYSRDTHLSGIIRSTAWSKSAKSFFNCFINQKLSLAEFWLRFESALECQRQEESNADHTSAYATPQLITSWGLEKHGSVVFTHEVFERFQEEIVAARDHRVVEDMAQTEGVKTVAIGGDDSDKVREVRWDAVTMTANCSCKLFESVGISCRHINLVLRSSKLNELPSSCVLKRWQKSAKFG, encoded by the exons ATGGAATCCGTAACCATCGTCCAGGCTCAGCCGTTCGCTGGGATAAACTCCCCGCTGCTGTTGGATGAGGGCCGGCCTGGTACACCGGAGAGAGATACTACAAGCATGCCTCAGCCT TGTTCGACTTCAACGTCCCAGAGTGCCGAGGAATGGAAGCCTGCTTTGGGGATGACATTCGAAGGCCTGGAGGCGGTGGAAGCGTTCTACAAGTCGTTCGCACACCGCGTGGGTTTCGGGGTTCGTGTCGGGCAGCAGAAGGTGGTGGACAATGTGATTGAGAGCAAGCGCTACATGTGCTCAAGCCAAGGGTTCAGGTCGGAGAAGGGTAAAAGGAATGTTAAAGCCGCGAATAAGAAGCGCAAGAGGGAGGTCACCAGATGTGGCTGCGATGCGCATATCTACGTCAAGCGCTGCAGCGGTAACACCTACAAGATCCACTCGATGATTGAGCAACACAATCATGGTTTTGTGCCACCTGATAAGCTTCATTTGATTAGATCAAACCGTGGAGCTAGCGAGAAGGAAAAGGTTATACCCGAGTGCGATGAGGCGTTGAGGCCGTCGATAGGGATGGCATTTGAAGGCCTCAGCTCTGCGGAGGAGTTCTACAAATCATATGCATGCCATTGCGGGTTTAAGGTGCGTGTTGGGCAGCATAAGTTGCTGAATAAGGAGGTAGTGCAATTCAAGCGCTTCATGTGCTCAAGGGAAGGCTTCAGGTCCGACAAAGGTAAAGACCCCTCTAATGAGAGAAAGAAGCGAAATGTGAAGGTGACTAGATGTGGATGTAATGCCCATATTGTTGTGAAATGGTGCAGTGGTAACACATATAACGTATCATCATTGATCGAGCACCACAATCATGGACTCGTTTCACCTGATAAAGTGATTAAATCAAAGCGAAGAGTTAGCGAGAAGGCAAAGAATAAACTAAGC TCTTCACTCGCGCCTGAATGTGACGAGGCATTGAAGCCATCAGTAGGGATGGTATTTGAAGACATTGGTtctgtggaggagttttacaagtCATATGCACATCACTGTGGGTTTTCAGTACGTGTTGGGCAGCGTAAGTTGCTGAATAACGAGGTGGTGCAATGGAAGCGCTTCATGTGCTCAAGGGAAGGTTTCAGGTCCGACAAATGTATGGGCGTTGATGATCCCTCTAGGAAGAGAAAGGTACGAAAGGTAACCAGATGTGGGTGTGATGCTCGTATTATTGTGAAGCGGTGCACTGATAACAAGTATAAAATTACATCATGGATCGAGCACCACAATCATGGATTTGTGCCGCCTGATAAGTGTCACTTGATTAGATCTAATCGTCAATTGAGTGACAAGGTGAAGCCAACAGTATCCACACACTGCAAAGCAAGCTCAGGCACCTCCCAGGCAAACAAGCCTGATCATGTCAGTGAGGGGAGGTCTGACAATGTGGGATGCACAAAGAGAGACTTGCAGAAATACCATCATGATCTTTGCAGTAAAATCAAGAATGAAGATGCTCAGATATTTGTGGCCCAGCTATGTAGAAAGCAGCAAGAGGATTCAGCATTTTTCTTTGACTGTGATGTGGATGACCAGGGTATGTTGGTGCATGTATTTTGGGCTGATGCCACAAGCAGGAAAAACTACATTTATTTCGGTGATATTTTAACTTTTGATTCTACAAACACCATGAATCAACACGGCATGATTTTTGCACCATTTACTGGAACCAATCATCATCTGCAAAGTGTGCTTTTCGGTGCTGCATTCCTAGCTGATGAGAAGATTGAGTCGTATGCCTGGCTGTTTCAGACCTTCCTAAGGGCAATGGGAGGGGTCTCTCCTAAAACTATTGTAACTAGGGAAAATGATAGGATGAAGGCTGCGATCAGTAATGTTCTACCAGCCACCAGCCATAGGTTGTGCATGTTGGAGATGTTGGAAAGAATGCCCGAGAAGGTTGAACCATCTCTTAGAAACAACCCTCTATTTCAGACAAGGATGAACGAATGTGTTTTGGGGTCAGAAACTGTGTTCGAGTTTGAGTCAAAATGGGAGTCTATAATTTCCGACTTTGGGTTGCAGGGCAATCAGTGGCTGGCTGAAAGGTATTCCACCCGTGAAAGATGGATTCTGGCCTACTCGAGGGATACCCATCTGTCAGGCATTATCAGAAGCACTGCATGGTCAAAGAGCGCAAAGTCATTTTTCAACTGTTTCATCAACCAGAAGCTCTCTTTGGCTGAGTTTTGGCTTAGGTTTGAATCAGCCTTAGAGTGTCAGCGTCAAGAGGAATCGAATGCAGATCACACGAGCGCCTATGCGACACCTCAATTGATAACATCATGGGGATTGGAGAAGCATGGAAGTGTAGTGTTCACACATGAGGTGTTTGAGAGGTTCCAAGAAGAGATTGTCGCTGCTAGAGACCATCGCGTTGTCGAAGACATGGCACAAACCGAGGGGGTGAAAACTGTGGCCATCGGTGGTGACGACTCCGACAAAGTTAGGGAGGTGCGTTGGGACGCAGTCACCATGACGGCCAACTGCTCCTGCAAGCTATTTGAGTCGGTAGGAATCTCGTGCCGCCATATTAACCTAGTGCTGAGAAGCTCAAAACTGAATGAGCTACCGAGTAGTTGTGTTTTGAAAAGATGGCAAAAGAGTGCAAAATTTGGGTAA
- the LOC109746452 gene encoding protein FLOWERINGUS T has product MSREALAIGHVVGDILDPFVKAASLKVMYNGKELTNGSELKPSQVATEPRIDIAGRDMRNLYTLVMVDPDSPSPSNPTKREYLHWLVTDIPESTNASYGNEVVSYESPKPTAGIHRFAFVLFRQSVRQTIYAPGWRPNFNTRDFSALYGLGPPVAAVFFNCQRENGCGGRRYIR; this is encoded by the exons ATGTCGAGGGAGGCACTTGCTATAGGACATGTTGTTGGGGATATTTTGGACCCATTTGTCAAAGCAGCATCACTTAAGGTTATGTACAACGGCAAGGAACTAACCAATGGTTCTGAGCTCAAGCCGTCACAAGTAGCAACTGAACCAAGGATTGACATTGCTGGGCGCGACATGAGGAACCTTTACACTCTG GTGATGGTGGATCCTGACTCGCCAAGTCCAAGCAACCCAACAAAAAGAGAATATCTGCATTG GTTGGTGACAGACATCCCAGAATCAACAAATGCCAGTTATG GAAATGAAGTCGTCAGTTATGAAAGCCCAAAACCAACTGCAGGAATACATCGCTTTGCTTTTGTACTCTTCCGCCAATCCGTCCGGCAAACAATATATGCACCAGGATGGAGACCAAATTTCAATACAAGAGACTTCTCCGCACTTTATGGTCTTGGACCCCCTGTGGCAGCAGTGTTCTTCAATTGCCAAAGGGAGAATGGATGTGGAGGCAGGCGATACATTAGATAA